The following are encoded together in the Culex pipiens pallens isolate TS chromosome 1, TS_CPP_V2, whole genome shotgun sequence genome:
- the LOC120431534 gene encoding nuclear pore complex protein DDB_G0274915 isoform X2, with product MVIGEATGNAPNGEAVPPPQSQQCAPQKATIENIMSGIENTGTVKMNNHRKKLRQRFDIIKKLGQGTYGKVQLGINKETGQEVAIKTIKKSKIETEADLIRIRREVQIMSSVQHPNIIHIYEVFENREKMVLVMEFAAGGELYDYLSERKVLSEEEARRIFRQVSTAIYYCHKHKICHRDLKLENILLDEHGNAKIADFGLSNVFDEQRLLATFCGSPLYASPEIVKGTPYLGPEVDCWSLGVLLYTLVYGAMPFDGANFKRLVKQISQGDYFEPKKPSRASPLIREMLTVCPQRRANIEQICNHWWVNEGYEGSCLDLAEELANQTPVRLDVLLSLAPPSVTADQVVVGSGQEEAKPKERIQRSHSVGSIIDMGGTDAERRILDMVAAGGEAALMPSPTRTITPSESSPAQPKRKLETTVSTENATGAVKKKEKPIDKLKPDHSHPVIPEVIDMEHSPSPRPAEPQSKADTSPVEPSESTASTPTAAHDVLLDLQNLENLCDELLQETATPPTSKAATPEESVPTVHPIAPTPKPETSAPPAPVTSGVKARLEKLEKADKPAEKVPMKKVFNKNKTADLAAAINQVSKLDQEFAQVKSASNLERKNSLPEENLTKPVERRKSRILETAEKFQSMNNQNNDKFKKFSLPGIPTVGNYKKEFERKTSVNSSSSAPFKPSPFEMQRRLEQEMASPDRSYPNSEADLQSPVSYGDDRSVDREAKFETDEVQESDSKSSVSSFSLEEARRSMENSIALLNKVRPDSSMNPVDQLCAKTENVSFTDSNDRERKLKNAREIIGNAIPIGRLRKPPMPFGANGRSATGGISLNTSLSNKQFRLGSEGPEPRFDTMSVPRKVSVGSVPTPLVDDTKTSHAEITLKSATLPRRKIGAHGDQPIKGDPQATPQPIRFSTEMQHQVPDLRSAPIREHPIAFTVQQRANSLEPQVKEQTIPVQKPPTYQRTLSNAFGPSTARGSLSRQSTNESNDSDTTLSQSGQMPPLPGSSSSTMPIKKSPREFIIPIAVEGGGFVTPRANSLEPSESSTTNTSTSFSTKQRLGRPRKIGSLLSEKDSEEDSSFSRINRHTSLGRESDSEEPRFHTMHRLRSSRPSQRGTAEPNDSGSSGEEDDDDGFEILTAENLFSTLLSRVRALTNRLNVNEPNTSNFPSSRFMSNLRQTQAPFWQHHDPFTSSHYTYSYRNETIESKEVRLNGGNSNAWRHSMSRDLSSDIDSMFSRSGATLPRGTKYKSPNNNNNNIGVSHSKFNNINQTSTISSRNFNSNSSRSDTYQSCFENVSNSKNNVLNNNCLNLEQKSLDLLHESSDQVLDLGDLDLSQLRLSKKDLEALSSITPALSQHLQDQLLAQLPPQQAKKLSRTLSMQNGNNAANRLYKRSLSSSASRATTADTSESYQPSESRDSVTPTNELYSQKRFSNSKSERNSRSSSNSRDVTSPPPLPPPTFNDDYGTSSSRFPYTNENHERFRTYEKYTPYSINPYNDIPEQDQSKSLDFDKRASYYDSSRTSCLSPTGEGYGRPPIGCISPPPNSSSSGYSSQRSTTRRISRFLRPDFFDPPTDSNEQDKAKKEQETQKVLREIREKSREKSVDRHHNLDCNIEKSSDRLSYFMEKYRKENIGDDNRTNETLELLRDARDSRNRRSISKPRDIVDSSVAIMNKTDSFTDKILDELQNLTIRQKSMPTKSKSKELIIADTALETNTKRNSYENCIECTMNAKQQDDPLLDDPLTEPITTKVVKVKKVKAKPKLDADGNPITVSVKKVKKVVKPVTDVPIIETIPADTPNDDKSEKIKTIKRESKLIRPKSYPCKDPENVKVEKPPTDQPAAPAEVKASLGADSSQSTTTAATPTSKIARPKSFPSSKLTPPKEIKLLKNIINEEQKLDDSSGVKEPTPPITAIAVKTSTKVAADGQTAATTPEGSTKKVRKVIRIVKKSTKSDTSTKSSSEENKATTIVEVKEPKEKSVTIVSPTPSEKTVKDKSKSPEKKLKQGFLASIGQKFEKFRETNKSNKEAKKVAAADNKTQEEVGESASQVEVTKKEKKKSPGATNAAANVPVEVAAKDEAGTNNRESRIDKVIRNLRELSVPRAPPLTESNLIKRAVSVEEMPGTFNKYGVTKVLGFFKKIEKDTKNNKVLNTKSSSHINTMDTAATLNALESVIIERTNKLVQDEEQQKERPKSANFVSKLRKPYNGTRSDTVLTMTEQQQPSKSSISKSDKLNGGNATTNIPVKYSCPDCNKEDSNHENTRKHSSTLCDTRNLSLDETDRVKTNRRALTLDFSKLQDGRKVRTNNNNYSYPPPMPSEMSSMNGTSTSITSHNKNNNNYINMLTPSYDSITNYSSGSRSSPYDDCNSSSTFMSPSEEHELYFDNWSICSDDHNNMLSASPSVSRLSRLTYMNSVSPVDNDSESVIERIRRKSFYSRFNDNKSKSRVSTLMGSGSSKDCYRESSLSRGGPSSTRLKEYGKSSSTSVAGALASVDRSKNAYDYSYRLPIARTSSASKNKYTGTTTDDHSKSTKAGNSDYYHHHHYPHYSTSNDSSDNINYNTVGKSTTFKNTYFETSSPPYYATYNPRRRSSFNTSNTATAANLASSSSSIALDSSATAPSVAKEYHRRDSTVTDASTSSEGASGLRKIRPYDNRSISMLNSSSSAARDSRYGGYDGTSMTRNSRLRNPSIPRNPTNV from the exons ATGGTGATAGGAGAAGCCACCGGGAACGCTCCCAATGGGGAAGCTGTGCCCCCACCACAGTCACAGCAGTGCGCTCCCCAGAAAGCCACGATTGAAAACATAATGAGTGGAATTGAGAATACAGGGACGGTGAAGATGAATAATCACAGGAAAAAACTACGGCAGCG ATTTGATATCATAAAGAAACTGGGTCAAGGAACGTACGGCAAGGTGCAATTAGGTATCAATAAGGAAACCGGCCAAGAGGTTgcaataaaaacaattaaaaagagCAAGATTGAAACAGAAGCCGACCTCATACGGATACGAAGGGAGGTGCAGATTATGAGCTCTGTACAGCATCCCAATATCATTCATATTTATGAAG TGTTCGAAAACCGTGAGAAAATGGTTCTAGTCATGGAGTTTGCTGCGGGTGGAGAGTTGTACGACTATCTGTCCGAGCGGAAGGTACTCTCTGAGGAGGAAGCCCGTCGCATTTTCCGCCAAGTGTCCACCGCTATCTACTACTGTCACAAGCACAAAATTTGTCACCGTGATCTAAAACTAGAGAATATCCTGTTGGACGAGCATGGAAATGCCAAAATTGCCGATTTCGGGTTGTCCAACGTATTTGATGAGCAAAGACTGCTGGCGACGTTTTGTGGATCTCCACTGTACGCCTCGCCGGAAATTGTGAAGGGAACTCCTTACCTTGGACCAGAGGTGGACTGTTGGTCGCTGGGTGTACTGTTGTATACCTTGGTGTACGGTGCAATGCCATTCGATGGTGCTAATTTCAAAAGGCTTGTGAAACAAATCAGTCAGGGTGACTACTTCGAACCGAAGAAACCGTCACGTGCATCTCCGTTGATCCGGGAAATGCTCACGGTGTGTCCCCAGCGACGAGCAAACATTGAGCAAATTTGTAATCACTGGTGGGTGAACGAAGGTTACGAAGGGTCATGCTTGGATCTCGCCGAAGAACTTGCGAATCAGACCCCTGTACGATTGGATGTGCTGCTCTCGTTGGCGCCACCATCCGTAACTGCCGATCAGGTAGTTGTGGGGAGTGGTCAAGAGGAAGCTAAGCCTAAGGAAAGAATACAACGAAGTCATTCGGTTGGTTCCATCATCGACATGGGTGGAACGGACGCCGAACGTCGAATATTGGATATGGTGGCAGCAGGAGGCGAAGCAGCCCTTATGCCTTCACCTACTCGAACCATTACACCCTCCGAGAGTAGTCCTGCTCAACCGAAAAGGAAACTGGAGACAACAGTTTCAACAGAAAATGCCACTGGTGCGgttaagaaaaaagaaaaaccaatTGATAAACTTAAGCCAGATCATTCGCATCCTGTGATTCCTGAAGTGATAGACATGGAACACTCACCATCTCCTCGACCTGCTGAACCCCAAAGCAAAGCAGACACAAGTCCTGTTGAGCCATCAGAATCAACCGCAAGCACACCTACCGCTGCACATGACGTGTTACTGGatcttcaaaatcttgaaaacttgTGCGACGAGCTGCTTCAAGAAACTGCCACCCCACCGACATCGAAAGCGGCAACACCGGAAGAATCCGTACCAACGGTTCATCCCATTGCACCCACACCAAAACCTGAAACTTCCGCACCACCAGCACCGGTCACGTCTGGTGTCAAAGCAAGACTGGAGAAACTCGAGAAGGCTGACAAACCCGCTGAGAAGGTACCGATGAAGAaagtatttaataaaaataaaaccgcGGATTTGGCCGCGGCCATCAATCAGGTGTCAAAACTGGACCAAGAATTTGCCCAAGTCAAATCAGCTTCGAACCTGGAGCGCAAGAATAGTCTTCCTGAGGAGAACCTCACTAAACCCGTCGAGCGACGAAAGTCGCGAATTTTGGAGACTGCTGAAAAGTTCCAGAGCATGAACAATCAAAACAACgataagtttaaaaagttttcgTTACCTGGTATCCCCACGGTGGGCAACTACAAGAAGGAATTTGAACGTAAAACTTCCGTGAATAGTTCCTCCAGTGCACCATTCAAACCGTCGCCATTTGAGATGCAACGACGTCTCGAGCAAGAGATGGCATCACCCGACCGGAGCTATCCTAACAGTGAAGCTGACCTGCAAAGTCCCGTTTCGTACGGCGACGACAGATCGGTTGATCGCGAAGCCAAATTTGAAACGGACGAAGTTCAGGAAAGCGATTCAAAGAGTTCCGTTAGCAGCTTTTCACTTGAAGAAGCTCGCCGGTCGATGGAAAATTCGATTGCTCTTTTGAATAAGGTGCGCCCGGATAGCTCTATGAACCCGGTTGATCAGCTGTGTGCCAAGACGGAAAATGTTTCATTCACCGATAGTAATGATCGCGAGAGAAAGCTGAAGAATGCACGTGAGATCATTGGAAATGCCATCCCCATTGGACGTCTGCGGAAGCCTCCGATGCCATTCGGAGCCAACGGACGTTCCGCCACCGGTGGTATCAGTCTGAACACCTCTCTATCCAACAAGCAGTTCCGCCTTGGTTCGGAAGGACCCGAACCTAGGTTTGACACCATGTCGGTACCTAGAA AAGTGTCGGTTGGAAGTGTCCCCACGCCATTGGTAGATGATACTAAAACATCACATGCTGAGATTACACTTAAATCCGCTACGTTACCGAGACGGAAAATTGGAGCTCATGGAGATCAACCAATTAAG GGTGATCCGCAGGCAACACCTCAACCGATACGCTTTTCTACCGAAATGCAGCATCAAGTGCCGGATCTGCGCAGTGCCCCAATACGGGAGCATCCGATTGCATTCACGGTACAGCAACGTGCCAACAGTTTGGAGCCGCAGGTCAAGGAACAGACGATTCCCGTCCAAAAGCCTCCCACCTACCAGCGCACGCTGTCCAACGCATTTGGTCCTTCGACGGCACGTGGCTCACTGTCCCGACAGTCGACCAACGAGTCCAACGATTCGGACACGACGCTctcccagagtggccaaatgCCACCGTTGCCGGGTAGCAGTAGCAGCACGATGCCCATCAAGAAGAGCCCGCGAGAGTTCATCATCCCGATTGCCGTGGAGGGCGGCGGATTCGTTACACCACGTGCCAACAGCCTCGAACCGTCCGAGTCGAGCACAACAAACACATCGACTAGCTTCAGTACAAAGCAGCGCCTCGGACGTCCAAGAAAAATTGG CTCTTTGCTCAGTGAAAAAGATTCCGAGGAAGACTCTTCGTTTTCGCGAATCAATCGTCACACGTCCTTGGGCCGTGAGAGCGACTCTGAAGAGCCACGCTTCCACACCATGCATCGCCTGAG GAGCTCGCGGCCATCGCAACGTGGCACAGCTGAACCCAATGACTCTGGCAGCTCGGGCgaggaagacgacgacgacggattcGAAATATTGACCGCGGAGAATCTCTTCTCAACGCTGCTGTCGAGG GTTCGAGCTCTCACCAACCGATTGAATGTGAATGAGCCAAACACAAGCAATTTCCCATCATCGCGCTTTATGAGCAACTTGAGACAAACTCAAGCACCGTTCTGGCAACACCACGACCCGTTTACTAG CTCACATTACACATATTCATACAGGAATGAAACAATAGAGTCGAAAGAGGT CCGTTTGAATGGAGGAAACTCAAACGCGTGGCGCCACAGCATGTCCCGTGATCTCAGTTCGGATATCGATTCCATGTTTTCGCGGTCGGGAGCAACACTTCCCAGAG GAACTAAATACAAATCACCaaacaataataacaataatattgGCGTATCTCATAGCAAGTTCAACAACATTAATCAAACAAGCACAATATCTAGTCGAAATTTCAACAGCAATAGTAGTAGATCTGATACATATCAGTCATGTTTTGAGAATGTTAGCAATAGCAAAAACAATGTACTTAACAATAACTGTTTAAACTTAGAACAGAAGTCGTTAGATCTGCTTCATGAAAGTAGCGATCAAGTGTTAGACTTGGGTGATCTCGACCTATCGCAGCTACGTTTGTCCAAGAAGGATTTGGAAGCCCTCTCGAGTATCACTCCTGCTCTGTCTCAACATTTGCAGGATCAGTTGCTCGCCCAGCTTCCGCCACAGCAAGCCAAAAAACTCTCAAGAACACTATCAATGCAAAATGGAAATAACGCAGCGAACCGACTTTACAAGCGAAGTCTGAGTAGCAGTGCCAGTCGTGCTACTACAGCGGATACTTCTGAAAGCTATCAGCCATCCGAATCACGTGATAGCGTCACTCCGACGAATGAGTTGTACTCGCAAAAGCGATTCAGCAACAGCAAATCAGAACGAAACTCACGAAGCTCAAGTAACTCGAGGGACGTCACATCTCCTCCACCCCTCCCTCCGCCCACATTCAACGACGACTACGGAACTTCATCTTCTCGTTTTCCATATACTAACGAGAATCATGAGCGGTTCCGAACGTACGAAAAGTACACTCCATACTCGATAAACCCGTATAACGACATTCCCGAACAAGATCAAAGCAAATCTTTGGATTTCGACAAAAGAGCCAGTTATTACGACAGTTCACGAACTTCCTGTCTTAGTCCAACTGGGGAAGGTTACGGAAGACCACCGATTGGGTGCATCTCACCACCTCCAAACTCTTCCTCGTCCGGTTACTCGAGCCAACGTTCAACCACGCGTCGTATTTCCAGATTTTTGCGTCCAGATTTCTTTGATCCACCGACCGATTCGAACGAGCAGGATAAGGCTAAGAAGGAGCAGGAAACTCAAAAAGTCTTGCGCGAAATACGAGAGAAAAGTCGCGAGAAAAGCGTCGATCGACATCACAATTTGGActgtaatattgaaaaaagctCCGATCGGTTGAGTTACTTTATGGAAAAATATCGCAAAGAAAACATCGGCGATGACAACAGGACTAACGAAACGCTGGAATTGTTACGAGATGCTCGAGATTCACGGAATCGTCGAAGTATCTCAAAGCCTCGAGATATCGTAGATTCGAGCGTCGCCATAATGAATAAGACCGACTCATTCACAGACAAAATTTTGGATGAACTGCAAAACTTGACGATACGACAAAAATCGATGCCAACCAAGAGTAAAAGTAAGGAACTTATTATCGCAGATACAGCGTTGGAAACCAATACTAAACGAAATTCGTACGAAAATTGTATTGAATGCACGATGAATGCCAAACAGCAGGATGACCCTCTGCTAGATGATCCATTAACAGAACCTATTACGACTAAGGTggtcaaagtaaaaaaagttaaagcaAAGCCAAAACTGGATGCTGACGGGAACCCTATCACAGTGTCCGTAAAGAAAGTGAAAAAAGTAGTCAAACCAGTTACGGATGTTCCAATCATAGAGACAATCCCCGCTGACACTCCCAACGATGATAAAAGCGAGAAAATTAAGACTATCAAAAGAGAGTCCAAACTTATCCGCCCTAAATCGTACCCTTGCAAAGATCCGGAAAATGTAAAGGTCGAAAAGCCGCCAACGGATCAACCTGCTGCACCAGCTGAAGTAAAAGCTTCTCTCGGTGCGGATTCATCAcaatcaacaacaacagcagcaacgcCGACAAGTAAAATTGCTAGACCGAAAAGCTTTCCAAGTTCGAAACTAACCCCACCCAAAGAAATTAAACTGTTGAAAAACATAATCAACGAAGAACAAAAATTGGACGATAGTTCTGGAGTGAAAGAGCCAACTCCACCAATAACTGCAATTGCAGTGAAAACTTCCACCAAAGTGGCAGCAGATGGTCAAACAGCAGCGACCACACCTGAAGGATCAACTAAAAAAGTTCGTAAGGTTATTCGCATTGTGAAGAAATCTACAAAAAGTGATACATCCACAAAGAGCAGCAGTGAGGAAAATAAGGCCACGACCATCGTCGAGGTTAAAGAGCCTAAAGAGAAAAGTGTGACAATAGTTTCACCAACTCCCAGCGAAAAAACGGTCAAGGATAAATCAAAGTCACCGGAAAAGAAACTGAAGCAAGGCTTTCTAGCTAGTATTGggcaaaagtttgaaaagttcCGCGAAACGAACAAAAGCAATAAAGAGGCAAAAAAGGTTGCAGCTGCAGATAACAAAACGCAAGAGGAAGTTGGGGAAAGCGCCAGTCAAGTCGAAGTGACGAAGAAGGAGAAAAAGAAAAGTCCAGGTGCAACGAACGCAGCTGCAAACGTACCAGTTGAAGTAGCTGCCAAGGATGAAGCTGGCACTAACAACCGCGAGTCTAGGATCGACAAAGTAATACGAAACTTGAGGGAATTGTCAGTACCGAGGGCACCGCCTTTAACGGAGTCTAACCTGATAAAGCGAGCTGTAAGCGTTGAAGAGATGCCCGGAACGTTTAATAAATATGGCGTTACAAAGGTACTAGGATTcttcaaaaagattgaaaaggataccaaaaataataaagttCTTAATACAAAGTCATCTAGTCATATCAACACTATGGACACAGCAGCAACATTGAATGCGCTGGAATCTGTCATCATCGAACGCACCAACAAGCTGGTGCAGGACGAAGAGCAGCAGAAGGAACGGCCAAAGTCCGCAAACTTTGTGAGCAAACTACGCAAACCGTACAATGGAACGAGGAGTGACACCGTGCTGACCATGACGGAGCAGCAACAGCCGAGTAAGTCGAGTATTTCAAAATCAGACAAACTGAACGGTGGAAACGCAACAACGAATATTCCCGTAAAGTATAGCTGTCCTGACTGCAATAAGGAAGATTCTAATCATGAAAACACTAGGAAGCATTCCTCTACACTATGCGATACTCGAAACCTCTCGTTGGACGAGACCGATCGCGTCAAAACTAACCGCAGAGCTTTGACCCTGGACTTTAGCAAGCTTCAAGACGGTCGAAAAGTTCGAACCAATAATAACAACTACAGTTACCCTCCTCCAATGCCCAGTGAAATGAGCTCCATGAATGGTACATCTACTAGCATTACCAgtcacaacaaaaacaacaacaactacatAAACATGCTTACACCTTCGTACGATAGCATCACGAATTACTCTTCTGGTTCTAGAAGTAGCCCGTACGACGATTGCAACTCGTCCAGCACATTCATGTCTCCATCCGAAGAGCACGAGCTTTACTTTGACAATTGGTCAATCTGCTCCGATGATCACAACAATATGCTTAGCGCTTCGCCTTCCGTGTCGCGACTCTCCAGGCTAACCTATATGAACTCTGTCTCTCCGGTAGATAACGATTCCGAAAGTGTAATCGAACGGATACGTAGAAAAAGTTTCTACTCCCGATTTAACGACAACAAGTCGAAGAGTCGTGTTAGCACTCTCATGGGATCCGGTTCTTCGAAGGATTGCTACCGCGAGTCATCTCTTTCCAGAGGTGGACCGTCGTCCACTCGGTTGAAAGAGTACGGTAAGTCTTCATCTACTTCGGTAGCGGGCGCTCTGGCAAGTGTTGATCGTTCCAAGAATGCCTACGATTACTCCTACCGACTACCGATCGCTAGGACATCAAGTGCCAGCAAAAACAAGTACACGGGTACAACAACAGATGACCATTCAAAGTCTACAAAAGCAGGCAACAGTGACTACTACCATCATCATCACTACCCACACTACTCCACCAGTAACGATTCTTCCGATAACATTAACTATAACACTGTCGGTAAATCCACCACctttaaaaatacgtatttcgAAACCTCGTCACCACCGTATTACGCTACATACAATCCGAGACGGCGTTCATCATTCAACACCAGCAACACAGCCACAGCCGCTAATCTTGCTTCATCCTCTTCATCAATAGCACTAGATTCTTCTGCCACAGCACCATCGGTGGCAAAGGAGTACCACCGGCGTGATTCCACCGTGACTGATGCATCGACCTCATCGGAAGGTGCCAGTGGGCTGCGTAAGATCCGCCCGTACGACAACCGAAGCATTTCGATGCTAAACTCGTCCTCTTCAGCAGCAAGAGATTCGCGTTATGGTGGATATGATGGCACATCGATGACCAG AAACAGTCGTCTCAGAAATCCATCAATACCTCGAAACCCCACCAACGTATGA